TCCACCTCAAGTCTTATCGCAACACCATTCCCATTCCTGCTCACTGGTCTGCAAAACGTGACTACCTCCAAGGGAAGCGTGGTATTGAAAAGCCTCCGTTCCAGCTTCCCGCATTCATTGCCGATACCGGAATTGCCACGATGAGAGACGCGGTCAAGGAAAAGGAAGCAAACATGAGCTTGAAGGCCAAAACTCGTGAGCGCGTCCAGCCTAAGATGGGTAAGATCGATATCGACTACCAAAAGCTCCACGATGCATTTTTCAAGTTCCAGACCAAGCCTCCTCTGACTGGATACGGTGAAATGTAAGTTTTGATCGGTCAACCAGTCAACTCAAGCAACCTAGCTAAACTCGTTTGGCAGGTACTACGAGGGAAAGGAGTTTGAGACTTCATTAAAAGAAAAGAGGCCGGGTGATCTTTCCGCTGAACTCGTGGAAGCGCTTTCAATTCCACCTCTAGCCCCACCACCCTGGCTGATTAGTATGCAAAGATTCGGTCCACCACCGAGTTACCCCACGCTTAAAATCCCAGGACTTAACGCTCCTATTCCGGAAGGGTAAGCTATTCGAGAAACATGTTTATATTCTGGGTCTCACACCTGAATTGCAGTGCACAGTGGGGTTTCCATCCTGGTGGCTGGGGTAAGCCTCCTCTGGATGAGTACAACAGACCGTTGTATGGAGACGTGTTTGGTGTATTGGCTAAACCAGAAGCCGAGGTCGGTTTGTGATCGATGTTAAGGGCGCTCATACTGACTGCGGTTCTACAGGAAACCGAGCCTATTGACAGAACGTTGTGGGGAGAGCTTGAGCCCGAGGAAGAAGGTGGATGGCGTTCAAATATCCTGAGACTTCGAGTACTTACTCCCCATCTTTAGATTCAGAAtcagaggaggaggaagaggaagaggaggaagaggaggaaatgGAGCAAGATGAGGATGGCGAGGCTGCCCCATCTGCTGACGGATTACAGACGCCTTCAGGATTGGAAACTCCCTCTGGACTCACTTCAGTGGTGTCAACCGTACCCGGCGGAATCGAGACCCCCGATTTCCTCGAACTACGCAAGCGCGACTCTGGTGCCGTCGAAGCATCTTCTGGGCCAAAACAACTGTACCAGGTGGTGCCCGAGCGGCAAACGGCTGTGCGTGGACTTATGGGCAGCGAACGCGGCTACGACCTTGGTTCCATTGGGGCGACTGGAGCAGGCGTTCCTGTTCTGGGTGAAGAGCGATCGAGTAAAGTGAGTTGATTTTTTTCTGTCTGGCGTTGAATATTCACACTGACATTCCACAGCGCCGAGACGGGGTGGATGTATCAATCGATGCCTCCGAGCTTGAGGGGCTTACCCAGGACCAAATTCGAGCCAAATATGATGCCATGTCCCGAGGTAATGCTGGTGTACCCGGCTCTGCCAAC
The nucleotide sequence above comes from Rhizoctonia solani chromosome 3, complete sequence. Encoded proteins:
- a CDS encoding splicing factor 3B subunit 2; the protein is MPVTVDPSSNANGVAKPGAKGKSKNQFRRAKNKAKKEQQQNEPAATSKVKFEEESDRGMDVDGQSDVEYVSEAIDVKAPGLEAFSNVFARFQADESSTDVKEEKVATKGDIIYSDEEMPSDDEASDNEKKTMSKRKQKKMARLSVAELKQLVKKPEVVEWTDVSASDPRLLLHLKSYRNTIPIPAHWSAKRDYLQGKRGIEKPPFQLPAFIADTGIATMRDAVKEKEANMSLKAKTRERVQPKMGKIDIDYQKLHDAFFKFQTKPPLTGYGEMYYEGKEFETSLKEKRPGDLSAELVEALSIPPLAPPPWLISMQRFGPPPSYPTLKIPGLNAPIPEGAQWGFHPGGWGKPPLDEYNRPLYGDVFGVLAKPEAEETEPIDRTLWGELEPEEEDSESEEEEEEEEEEEEMEQDEDGEAAPSADGLQTPSGLETPSGLTSVVSTVPGGIETPDFLELRKRDSGAVEASSGPKQLYQVVPERQTAVRGLMGSERGYDLGSIGATGAGVPVLGEERSSKRRDGVDVSIDASELEGLTQDQIRAKYDAMSRGNAGVPGSANKEDFSDLISKETAKRKAKAEATKAKGKEKEFKF